The genomic interval AGCCCGCCGTCAGCAGCAAAACGCCGCAGAACAGGGCCGCGAGAATCTTCTTCTTTCGCGCAGGCCGTCGGGCAACCGGCGGTGTGGAGACGAGTTCGGATTCGGACATCGGCAAACGGGAGGTGGTTGGGCGACAGCTACGATTGTAGCTTACCGCGGGCGCAAGAACAGCCGTCGAGAAACTGCAGGATGGCCTTCCCAGGCCGTCCCGTAGGTTCTTGGACGGCCTGGGAAGGCCATCCTCCAGCAGCCACCGCGGTTTTTGTCGGCGGCCCCGGCGGGTGATTTACCTGGACCGTTTTGCCCGTCATCATAGGTGCATGCTCGTTCGTGTTCTTGAACCCGAAGTCATGGATTCGCCGCGGGAGGCGCGCGATTACGATTCCATGGACCACTCGGAGGTCAACCGCCGCTTTGTCGACGATTTTCTGGCGGCGGCCGATCGCCACGGCTGCCGGTTGGCCGCCGGGCGGATTCTTGATCTCGGCACGGGAACCGCGCAAATCCCCATCGAGCTCGTTGGCCTGCGAAACGACGTCTCGGTGTTGGCCGTCGATTTGGCCGACAGCATGCTCGCGCTGGCGCGAAGAAACGTCGAATCGGCCGGTTTCGCGACCCAGATTCGGCCCGACCGCGTAGACGCCAAGGCCCTGCCTTATGCCGAGGCGAGCTTCGCGGCCGTCATCTCCAA from Pirellulales bacterium carries:
- a CDS encoding class I SAM-dependent methyltransferase, with the protein product MDSPREARDYDSMDHSEVNRRFVDDFLAAADRHGCRLAAGRILDLGTGTAQIPIELVGLRNDVSVLAVDLADSMLALARRNVESAGFATQIRPDRVDAKALPYAEASFAAVISNSIVHHIPDPQRVLAEACRVLQPGGLLFVRDLLRPPDDRQVRWLVESYAAGANEHQRRLFEASLRAALSLPEIRELVATLGHNPDEVQQTSDRHWTWSA